The Mauremys mutica isolate MM-2020 ecotype Southern chromosome 1, ASM2049712v1, whole genome shotgun sequence genome has a segment encoding these proteins:
- the LOC123364604 gene encoding olfactory receptor 52E4-like, translated as MSDFNRTDFTNPSTFILLGIPGLEAAYTWISIPFCAMYAIAVLGNFTILFIVKREPSLHEPMFYFLCMLAVTDLVMSTSTVPKMLSIFWFNSTEISFSACLTQMYFVHSFSVMESGILVAMAFDRCVAICHPLRYSMILKNSVVAKIGLAVVLRSGILTLPYPFLARQWPYCRTNIIPHSYCGHMAVVKLACADISISSYYGLFDLFSENGMDVVFITVSYTLILRAIFRLPTKDARLKTFGTCISHLCAIFALYIPDFFSSLTQRFGQNVPQHFLVLIVNVYLLVPPVLHPIIYGVRTKQIRGRLLQLFTHKET; from the coding sequence ATGTCAGATTTTAACAGAACCgatttcaccaacccctccaccttcatcctgctgggcattcctggcctagagGCAGCCTATACCTGGATCTCCATTCCCTTCTGTGCCATGTACGCCATAGccgtcttggggaacttcaccatcctgttcattgtgaagagggagccgagcctccatgagcccatgttctatttcctctgcatgctggctgtcacgGACCTGGTCATGTCCACATCCACCGTAccgaaaatgctgagcatcttctggttcaattccacagagatcagtttcagtgcctgcctcacccagatgtactttgtTCACTCCTTCTCagtgatggagtctgggatcctcgtggccatggcttttgatcgctgtgtggccatctgccatcccctgagataTTCCATGATCCTGAAAAACTCTGTTGTGGCCAAGATaggcctggccgtggtgctgcgaAGTGGCATACTCACATTACCCTATCCCTTCCTGGCAAGGCAGTGGCCAtactgcagaaccaacatcatcccccactccTACTGTGGGCATATGGCTGTAGTGAAGCTGGCTTGCGCTGACATCagcatcagtagttactatggGCTGTTTGATCTTTTCTCTGAGAATGGAATGGACGTGGTTTTTATCACCGTGTCCTATACTCTGATCCTCCGGGCCATCttccgcctccccacaaaggatgcccggctcaaaacttttgggacctgcatctctcatctttgtgccatctTTGCTTTGTACATACCAGATTTCTTCTCCTCTCTTACGCAGCGGTTTGGCCAGAATGTGCCCCAGCACTTCCTTGTTCTCATTGTCAATGTTTACCTGCTGGTGCCCCCTGTGCTACACCCCATCATttacggggtgaggaccaaacagatccgtggcaggctgctccagctctttactcataaagagACTTAA